From a region of the Flavobacterium branchiarum genome:
- a CDS encoding bifunctional cytidylyltransferase/SDR family oxidoreductase, whose product MNIAVILAGGVGIRLEKSMPKQFFKVAGKTVLEHTVDAFEKNESINEIAIVINNHYLFMVEDMVIKNEWKKVKRILIGGKERYDSSLAAVNAYHELKDANLIFHDAARPLVSQRIINDVVKALSYYKAVDVAINSSDTIIEVENDIITAIPERIKMRRGQTPQGFRQEVIAKAYELALQDENFKATDDCGVVKKYLPNENIYVVNGEEVNMKLTYPEDTYLLDKLFQLRSVEIQNIVLSKDSLLDRVMVVFGGAYGIGKSIVEIGKLNGIRVYSFSRSENNVDVSNMEAVKSALEEVFQKEHKIDFIINTAGILHKEPLETMSYQNIVESINTNYFGMVNVALASLHYLKRTKGHLLFFTSSSYTRGRAFYSIYSSSKAATVNFTQAISQEWETLGIKVNCMNPERTQTLMRLKNFGNEPENTLLKPEIVALKCIQTLLSSYTGQVIDVRL is encoded by the coding sequence ATGAATATAGCTGTCATTTTAGCAGGAGGAGTAGGGATTAGGTTGGAGAAATCTATGCCCAAGCAATTTTTTAAAGTTGCAGGAAAGACGGTTTTAGAACATACTGTTGATGCGTTCGAAAAAAATGAATCAATTAATGAGATAGCAATTGTTATTAATAATCATTACTTATTTATGGTAGAGGATATGGTTATTAAAAATGAATGGAAAAAAGTTAAACGAATTTTAATTGGAGGTAAAGAGCGATATGATTCTAGTCTTGCAGCGGTTAATGCTTATCATGAGTTAAAAGATGCTAATTTAATTTTTCATGATGCTGCCCGACCTTTGGTAAGTCAAAGAATTATCAATGATGTTGTAAAAGCATTGAGTTATTATAAGGCTGTAGATGTGGCTATTAATTCTTCAGATACAATTATTGAAGTTGAAAACGATATCATAACAGCTATTCCAGAACGGATAAAAATGCGTAGGGGACAAACTCCTCAAGGGTTTAGACAAGAAGTTATTGCAAAAGCTTATGAATTGGCTCTTCAGGATGAAAATTTTAAAGCAACTGATGATTGTGGAGTAGTTAAGAAGTATTTGCCAAATGAAAATATTTATGTAGTAAATGGGGAAGAGGTTAATATGAAGTTGACTTATCCTGAAGATACTTATTTACTGGATAAACTATTTCAATTACGCTCAGTTGAAATTCAAAATATAGTGCTATCTAAAGATTCTTTATTAGATAGGGTTATGGTGGTTTTTGGAGGTGCTTATGGAATAGGAAAAAGTATTGTAGAGATAGGGAAGTTGAATGGAATTCGTGTTTATAGTTTTTCCCGTAGCGAAAATAATGTAGATGTTTCCAATATGGAGGCTGTTAAGAGTGCTTTAGAAGAAGTATTTCAAAAAGAGCATAAAATAGATTTTATTATCAATACTGCTGGTATATTACATAAAGAGCCATTGGAGACTATGAGTTATCAAAACATTGTAGAATCAATAAATACGAATTATTTTGGAATGGTGAATGTTGCTCTTGCCTCATTACATTATTTAAAAAGGACAAAAGGACACCTTTTGTTCTTTACTTCAAGTTCGTATACTAGAGGTAGAGCATTTTATAGTATTTATTCTTCTAGTAAAGCAGCTACAGTTAATTTTACACAAGCAATTTCACAAGAGTGGGAAACGTTAGGTATTAAAGTAAATTGTATGAATCCAGAAAGGACACAAACATTAATGCGGTTGAAGAATTTTGGAAACGAACCAGAGAACACTTTATTAAAACCTGAAATTGTTGCTTTGAAATGTATTCAAACTTTATTGTCCAGCTATACAGGACAAGTTATAGATGTACGACTTTAA
- a CDS encoding CDP-glycerol glycerophosphotransferase family protein, with translation MAELKLIIKKYVPESIWISLIKIYNFTNSRALYDSYLIMKAPEKHKKALEIVRRKEKVKVAFFLIHETVWKYDLLFNLMLQHSRFEPVIFVCPAVNFGMENMLFEMDKSFDTFKKKGYNVFKTYNNVTKEYLDVKKTFSPDIIFFTNPYVSLQDYRYYVKQFSRTLTCYVPYAIMTTNYDVFYNLNFHNLVWKIFSETPIHRKIAIQKQINKGKNNIVTGYPGFDQLMITKSPNNVWKNKNSTLKKIIWAPHHSMNELNKVSNFLEYYDLFLELADRYKDRLQIAFKPHPLLRGKLEKDLNWGKEKADIYYNKWENLENRQFENGEYVDLFLTSDALIHDCGSFMAEYLITGKPSLFMVRNEFVMKEWSNFGLKAVAAHYQSRNKSQLVDFIENVVLNGNDWMKDKRNNFVQNNLILKNNLTASQNIMDYLETQIFK, from the coding sequence ATGGCAGAATTAAAATTAATTATTAAGAAGTACGTACCAGAGAGTATATGGATTTCACTTATTAAGATTTATAATTTTACAAATTCTAGAGCATTATATGATTCGTATTTAATCATGAAAGCTCCTGAAAAACACAAAAAAGCTCTTGAAATTGTTAGGAGGAAAGAAAAAGTAAAAGTAGCTTTTTTTTTAATTCATGAAACTGTGTGGAAATATGATTTACTATTTAATTTAATGTTGCAGCATTCTAGATTTGAACCTGTGATATTTGTTTGTCCAGCTGTAAATTTTGGAATGGAAAATATGCTGTTTGAAATGGATAAATCATTTGATACATTTAAAAAGAAGGGATATAATGTTTTTAAAACTTATAATAATGTTACTAAAGAATATCTAGATGTAAAAAAAACTTTTTCTCCAGATATTATTTTTTTTACAAATCCATATGTAAGCTTACAGGATTATAGGTACTATGTAAAGCAATTTTCAAGAACATTAACTTGTTATGTTCCTTACGCTATTATGACAACTAATTATGATGTTTTTTATAATTTAAATTTTCATAACCTTGTTTGGAAAATTTTTTCAGAAACTCCTATTCATAGAAAAATTGCAATTCAAAAGCAAATAAACAAGGGGAAGAATAATATTGTAACGGGCTATCCAGGATTCGATCAACTTATGATTACTAAATCTCCTAATAATGTTTGGAAGAATAAAAATTCTACACTTAAAAAGATTATATGGGCTCCACATCATTCGATGAATGAATTGAATAAAGTATCTAATTTTTTAGAATATTATGATTTGTTTTTAGAATTGGCTGATAGATATAAGGATAGATTACAAATTGCATTTAAGCCACATCCATTATTAAGGGGTAAGCTTGAGAAAGATTTAAATTGGGGTAAGGAAAAAGCGGATATATATTATAATAAATGGGAAAACTTAGAAAATCGTCAGTTTGAAAATGGTGAATATGTAGATCTTTTTTTAACGTCAGATGCTCTGATTCACGATTGTGGTTCATTTATGGCTGAATATCTTATTACTGGTAAACCATCTCTTTTTATGGTTAGAAATGAGTTTGTTATGAAGGAATGGAGTAATTTTGGATTAAAAGCAGTAGCCGCACATTATCAATCTAGAAATAAAAGTCAATTAGTAGATTTTATAGAAAATGTTGTATTGAATGGAAATGATTGGATGAAAGATAAACGTAATAATTTTGTTCAAAATAATTTAATACTGAAGAATAATTTAACCGCATCTCAAAACATAATGGATTATTTAGAAACTCAAATTTTCAAATAA